The region GGCCGCGGTGGTACCCCTCACGGACACCGGCGGTGAATGGCGGGAGCGGTCCGTGGTTCTGCGTCGCAAGGTCGGCGGCACCCACGACCTGTACCTCGTGGCGAAGGGCGGGGCCCGGGTCGCCGCGCTCGACTGGCTGACGATCCGCCCCTGACCGACGCCTTCGCCTCCGTCGAACCTCCCCCTGTCCGTCGGCGAACTCGGACAGTCAGGCCAGGGCGTTCACCAGGTCGGCCACTACGTCGGGCCGCTCCAGTGCGATGAAGTGGCCCGCACCCCGCACCTGGGTGAACTCGGCGACGGGCAGCAGCTTCTTGTTGGCCTCCCGGTCCGAGGGCCGGGACCAGTCCTTCTCCCCGTAGACGAGGTGAATTGGGGCCTTGACCTCGGGATAGCGCGAGCGGGCCGCGATGAGGCTGGGCAGGCTCTGGTACACAGCTCGGGCCACCGCCGGGTAGCCGGGGCGGCTGCCCACCTGGAGAAGTTCGTCCACGTAGTCGTCGCGCAGGGCGGTCTTGTCACCCAGGCCGCCCTGAAGGATCTTGCTGATGATCGGCTTGGGCTCCACGCCGGCGATCACCGGTCCGACGCCCGGTGCGAGGACACCGCTGACCACCACCCGGGCGAGGAGGCCGGAGCGGGCGATACCGCCGCGGAAGTCGTACGTGTT is a window of Streptomyces sp. B21-083 DNA encoding:
- a CDS encoding alpha/beta fold hydrolase, with translation MPNTTSRPRIDIPGTTSHTLAPRPGRAGQEGTLRYLRAGTGAPLVLLHTVRTQAEHYRSLIPLISGRYTVYALDLPGMGYSEIVPGASYDEPAMREGVERLLTELDLHDVTLVGESMGAVLALTAAADLPERVRRVVAVNTYDFRGGIARSGLLARVVVSGVLAPGVGPVIAGVEPKPIISKILQGGLGDKTALRDDYVDELLQVGSRPGYPAVARAVYQSLPSLIAARSRYPEVKAPIHLVYGEKDWSRPSDREANKKLLPVAEFTQVRGAGHFIALERPDVVADLVNALA